Part of the Myxococcus fulvus genome, CACGACGGATGAAGATGACCGAGTTCCCCGAGGGGTCGACGATGGTGAAGCGCGACTGCCCCGTCCGCATCCGGGTGATTCGGGGGACGCCACGCAGGGGCAGCTTGCCGTACTGCTCGCGCAAGGCGCTCGCGAAGCGCTCGTGCAGACCTTCGACCTCGTCCACGATGATGAGACAGGTGCTGAAGGCCGCCGCCGGGTCCAATCCCTTCAGTCCGAAGAAGTGGAGATGAGCACCCCCTCGCCGGGTCGCCGCGTAGGGATTCGGCGTGCGCTGCTTGTACGTCACGTCGAAGCCCAGCAAGCCGTAGAACGCGAGCGTCGATTCCAGTTCGACACAGGGCAACGCCGGGATGCTGGCATCTGCGTGCATGGCAGGTGCTCCTCTTCAACGGATGGCCTGGAGGGACCGCGCGACAAGACAACAACCTGTCATCTAGACAGTAACCTGTCAATCAGGCCCAACGGAAGGGAGGCACAGCAGCCGAAGCGGCATTCAGGCGGCGGCGATGACGCCTTCGTCGAGGAGCTGCGCGAGGATGCGGGCGGTATCCAGCCGCGTCATTCCCGACAGCGAGAACAGGTCCTCGAACGTCACGGCGCCGTCGATCTGCGCGAGCACGAAGCCCGCGCGGTGGTCCAGGCTGAGCCAGATGATGTCGTCGGCCTGGAGCCGGACGCGAGGCACCCGTCCCAAATCTCCAAGCTTCGACTCCAGCATCGCCATCAGCATCCGCTCGCTGCGCGCGCGCAGCGCCTCGACGCGAGGATCTCCGGGCGCCAGCTCCTGCGCCTTGAACAGCAGGTCCACCGCGCCCGAGTGGTCATCCAGCTCCAGCAGGTCCGCCGCGCCTCGCAGCAGCCGCTCCAGCTCGCTCTCCGTGGCGGGGACGCCGTACTCGTCCGTCTCGCCCTCGGGGATGCCGTACTCCTGCGTCGTGGACTCGTCGCGCGCGAGCAACTCCAGCACGTCGCTCCCCGGCGAGGGCTCGTCCACGTCGGGAATCAGCACGCTGGGAGAGCGCTCCTCATCCTCCTCGTCCAGCGGCCCACCCTCCCCTTGCGCCCATGCGCCCCAGTCACCCTCCAGCGAGGCCAGAGGCGTGCCGCGCGTCCCCGCATCCAACGGGCCCGGCGAGAACGGAGAGCTCTTCCCCGGCGAGGCCTCGAGCGAGGCCAGACAGTCACGCGCGCGGACGTTCTGCGGGTCCAGCTCCAGCGCCCGCTCGAAGAGCTTCTGCGCGCCCTGGGCGTCGCCGCTCAGGCGCAGCCACAGTCCGGCCTCGACGAGCTGGTTGGCGCGCTGGCTGCCCATCTATCGCCCCACACCGCCGCGCGCGGAGCCCTTGAGCTGCGCCAGACACCCGGCGAGCAGCTCACACGCCCGGCCCAGCGCGGCCACGTCCTCGTTGGCGCGGACCTGCCGCGCGTGCTCCAGCACCTGCTCGGCCCGAGGCACCGCGTCCGGCGTCAGCCCACCGCCGCCCGGCAACAGCCGCGCCCGCGTCAGCGCGTCCATGACGTCGCGCGCGAGCGTGTCCAGCTCCACGCGCTTGGTCTTCAACTCCTCCGAGATTCGCGCGGCCATGAGGTAGCCGCGCTGCTCGTCCATGATGCGCTTGAGCTCCTCCTCGGTGAGGCCGCTGGACGCGGTGACGGTGATGGACTGGCGCAGCCCCGTCTCCCGGTCGCGCGCGGAGACGGACACGATGCCCTCCGCGTTGATGTCAAACGTCACTTCGATCTCCACCTGCCCGCGGAGCGCCTCGCGCAGACCGGTGAGGACGAACTCGCCCAACAGCTCGTTCTGGTGCGCCAGCTCGTGCTCGCCCTGGAGCACCATGATCTTCACCAGTCGCTGGAAGTCCTTCGACGTCGCGAAGACCTCCGTGGCGGACGTGGGCACCGTGGTGTTCTTCGGGATGATGCGCCGCACGAAGCCACCGGCGATGGCCACGCCCAGGCTCTGGGGCGTGACGTCCAGGAGGAGCAGCTCGCTCTCCTGCGCCACCAGCGCGTGCGCCTGCACCGCCGCGCCCAGGGCCACCACCTCCTCGGGGTGCACGCCCTTGCACGGCTCGCGGCGGAAGTAGCCGCGCACCGCCTCCACCACCTTCGGCATGCGCGACATGCCGCCGACCAGGATGACCTCCTTCAGCTCCGACGCGCGCACCCCCGCCTCGCCCAGCACCTCCGTGGTGATGCCCACCACGCGCTCGGCCAGGTCCGCCGTCAAATCCTCCAGCTTCTCGCGCGACAGCGCCGCCTGCAGGTGCAGCGCCGCGCTCCCGCCCGGCGGCGTGCTGATGAACGGCAGGTTGATCTGCGCCTCGCGCACGCTGGACAGCTCGACCTTCGCCTTCTCCGCCGCGTCCTTGAGCCGCTGCAACGCCATGCGGTCCTTGCGCAGGTCGATGCCGTGCTCCTTCGCGAAGCCGAAGACGAGCCACTCGATGATGCGGTTGTCCCAGTCCTCGCCGCCCAGGTACGTGTCGCCGCCCGTCCCCACCACGTCGAAGACGCCCTGGTTGATCTCCAGCACCGACACGTCGAACGTGCCGCCGCCCAGGTCCAACACCGCCACGCGGCCGTTCACCGTGCGGCTGAAGCCGTACGCCAGCGCCGCCGCCGTGGGCTCGTTGATGATGCGCAGCACGTCCAGCCCGGCGATGCGGCCCGCGTCCTTCGTCGCCTGGCGCTGGGCGTCGTTGAAGTACGCCGGCACGGTGACGACGGCCTTCGTCACCGGCCTGCCGAAGTGCG contains:
- a CDS encoding bleomycin resistance protein, giving the protein MHADASIPALPCVELESTLAFYGLLGFDVTYKQRTPNPYAATRRGGAHLHFFGLKGLDPAAAFSTCLIIVDEVEGLHERFASALREQYGKLPLRGVPRITRMRTGQSRFTIVDPSGNSVIFIRRDEPSGHGDDGQEPQSVLAKALKTARRLRDFKNDDASAAKVLDVALKKPEAGTVAERARACLARAELAVVLNDAPRAKSLLGELDALTLSKSERGSLQDERESLERLLLRA
- a CDS encoding tetratricopeptide repeat protein, producing MGSQRANQLVEAGLWLRLSGDAQGAQKLFERALELDPQNVRARDCLASLEASPGKSSPFSPGPLDAGTRGTPLASLEGDWGAWAQGEGGPLDEEDEERSPSVLIPDVDEPSPGSDVLELLARDESTTQEYGIPEGETDEYGVPATESELERLLRGAADLLELDDHSGAVDLLFKAQELAPGDPRVEALRARSERMLMAMLESKLGDLGRVPRVRLQADDIIWLSLDHRAGFVLAQIDGAVTFEDLFSLSGMTRLDTARILAQLLDEGVIAAA
- the dnaK gene encoding molecular chaperone DnaK; translated protein: MAESEPLIGIDLGTTNSIVATVQDGQPIVIKNRTGMALTPSVVAVSKNGKRLVGGIAKRQAITNPQETVYAAKRLIGRKFSSHEVQDALRSLPYEVVVGQHDDLRIRMGGKDLSVPELSAMILQELKADAEAHFGRPVTKAVVTVPAYFNDAQRQATKDAGRIAGLDVLRIINEPTAAALAYGFSRTVNGRVAVLDLGGGTFDVSVLEINQGVFDVVGTGGDTYLGGEDWDNRIIEWLVFGFAKEHGIDLRKDRMALQRLKDAAEKAKVELSSVREAQINLPFISTPPGGSAALHLQAALSREKLEDLTADLAERVVGITTEVLGEAGVRASELKEVILVGGMSRMPKVVEAVRGYFRREPCKGVHPEEVVALGAAVQAHALVAQESELLLLDVTPQSLGVAIAGGFVRRIIPKNTTVPTSATEVFATSKDFQRLVKIMVLQGEHELAHQNELLGEFVLTGLREALRGQVEIEVTFDINAEGIVSVSARDRETGLRQSITVTASSGLTEEELKRIMDEQRGYLMAARISEELKTKRVELDTLARDVMDALTRARLLPGGGGLTPDAVPRAEQVLEHARQVRANEDVAALGRACELLAGCLAQLKGSARGGVGR